A single region of the Paramicrobacterium fandaimingii genome encodes:
- the hisH gene encoding imidazole glycerol phosphate synthase subunit HisH: protein MSAPRVVVFDYGSGNVHSAVKALEAAGADVRLTGSKREAFESDGLLVPGVGAFRAVVDQLRSSGADEVIDRRLAGGRPVLGICVGMQVMFDSGVERGFDAEGLAQWPGVVEKLDAPVLPHMGWNTVDAPAASALFAGVASERFYFVHSYAARAWPLDASGPFAAPQVTWAEHGERFIAAVENGPLWATQFHPEKSGKAGIRLLTNWVDTLTAH, encoded by the coding sequence GTGAGCGCACCCCGCGTCGTGGTCTTCGACTATGGTTCGGGCAATGTCCACTCGGCTGTGAAAGCTCTCGAAGCCGCTGGTGCTGATGTTCGACTGACAGGCAGCAAGCGCGAGGCTTTCGAATCAGATGGGCTGCTTGTTCCCGGTGTCGGGGCTTTTCGCGCCGTCGTCGATCAGCTGCGATCTTCCGGCGCGGACGAGGTCATCGATCGGCGTCTCGCCGGTGGGCGCCCCGTACTCGGGATCTGCGTCGGGATGCAGGTGATGTTCGACTCCGGTGTCGAGCGTGGTTTTGACGCTGAAGGACTTGCTCAGTGGCCGGGCGTCGTCGAGAAGCTCGACGCTCCTGTGCTGCCGCACATGGGATGGAACACAGTGGATGCTCCGGCCGCGTCAGCGCTGTTCGCCGGTGTCGCGTCTGAGCGGTTCTATTTTGTGCACTCCTATGCCGCACGCGCGTGGCCGCTCGACGCATCCGGGCCGTTCGCCGCCCCTCAGGTCACGTGGGCCGAGCATGGTGAACGATTCATCGCGGCCGTTGAAAACGGACCGCTGTGGGCCACTCAGTTTCACCCGGAGAAATCGGGGAAGGCGGGCATCCGCTTGCTCACGAATTGGGTGGATACCCTCACCGCTCACTAA
- a CDS encoding class I SAM-dependent methyltransferase — translation MTGDHYFSGAPRSELTIKSITVDLAGAQHSLTSANGIFSPDRIDLGTRVLLSSTPPPPEGGHLLDLGCGWGPIALSLGLLSPDATVWGVDVNERALDRLRSNAKTLGLDGVRAVLPQDVPEAIRFRAIWSNPPIRVGKNELHGMLQHWIPRLLPGSDGYFVVQRNLGSDSLQRWLHDELTDEFSVSRTTSSKGYRVLRTRRHTGSTEPIDVVQ, via the coding sequence ATGACCGGCGATCACTATTTCTCGGGCGCTCCCAGGAGCGAGCTCACCATCAAGAGCATCACCGTCGATTTGGCGGGTGCGCAGCACAGTCTCACTTCGGCGAACGGAATCTTCAGTCCCGACCGTATTGATCTGGGAACTCGAGTTCTTCTGAGCAGCACTCCTCCTCCGCCAGAGGGCGGTCATCTGCTTGATCTCGGGTGCGGTTGGGGGCCCATCGCGCTCAGCCTTGGCCTGCTCTCTCCTGACGCCACCGTGTGGGGGGTAGACGTCAATGAACGGGCACTTGACCGGCTTCGGAGCAATGCGAAGACGCTTGGCCTTGATGGGGTGCGTGCTGTGCTGCCCCAGGACGTCCCTGAGGCGATACGGTTTCGCGCAATTTGGTCGAACCCGCCGATTCGCGTGGGAAAGAATGAGCTCCACGGCATGCTGCAGCACTGGATACCGCGTCTCCTGCCGGGCTCGGACGGGTACTTCGTTGTGCAGAGAAACCTGGGTTCTGACAGTTTGCAGCGTTGGCTTCACGACGAGCTGACCGACGAGTTCAGCGTGTCCCGTACCACGTCGAGCAAGGGCTATCGCGTGCTGCGTACGCGTCGGCACACGGGCTCAACCGAGCCGATCGACGTCGTGCAGTAA
- the lexA gene encoding transcriptional repressor LexA, which translates to MAQDPTKKTRTRRRKNLSDKQRAILEFIQRTVSQNGYPPSMREIGDAVGLASLSSVTHQLNQLELSGYLRRDPNRPRALEVLIDLPQTADIGETSRPVGDATMVPLVGNIAAGVPITAEQQVEEVFPLPRQLVGKGELFMLHVKGESMIDAAICDGDWVVVRQQATAENGDIVAAMLDEEATVKVFRQRDGHTWLLPRNSAYEPILGDHADILGKVVAVLRSV; encoded by the coding sequence ATGGCACAGGATCCGACGAAGAAGACACGCACCCGTCGCCGCAAGAATCTGAGCGATAAGCAGAGGGCGATTCTCGAGTTCATCCAGCGGACTGTTTCGCAGAATGGCTATCCGCCGAGCATGCGCGAGATCGGCGATGCGGTTGGCCTTGCCTCTCTCTCGAGTGTCACCCACCAACTGAACCAGCTTGAGCTGAGTGGTTACCTGCGTCGGGACCCGAACCGCCCGCGCGCCCTTGAGGTGCTCATCGACCTTCCTCAGACCGCCGACATCGGTGAGACGTCAAGACCCGTCGGAGACGCCACCATGGTTCCCCTCGTCGGAAATATCGCCGCTGGCGTCCCCATCACTGCTGAACAGCAGGTCGAGGAGGTTTTTCCCCTCCCCCGCCAACTCGTCGGCAAAGGCGAACTGTTCATGCTCCATGTCAAGGGCGAGTCGATGATCGACGCCGCTATCTGCGACGGAGATTGGGTTGTCGTGCGCCAGCAGGCCACCGCAGAGAATGGCGACATTGTCGCGGCAATGCTCGACGAGGAGGCAACAGTCAAAGTCTTCCGCCAGCGAGACGGCCACACGTGGCTGCTCCCCCGCAACAGTGCCTATGAGCCCATTCTCGGCGACCACGCGGACATTCTCGGCAAGGTCGTCGCCGTTCTGCGCTCGGTCTGA
- a CDS encoding DUF1844 domain-containing protein: MNEVTRDIAEVGAVEVITTTAVHLMSAAAVKCGLADDADSQTDLDEARKLINALAGLITAGAPEISDMHARSLRDGLRTLQLAFREASSIPDAPGAGPGEKWTGPVS; encoded by the coding sequence TTGAATGAGGTGACTCGGGACATCGCCGAGGTTGGCGCCGTCGAAGTGATTACGACGACGGCCGTTCATCTGATGAGCGCCGCGGCCGTCAAGTGCGGGTTGGCGGATGATGCCGATTCGCAGACCGACCTTGACGAGGCACGCAAACTCATCAACGCTCTCGCCGGTCTGATTACGGCGGGCGCTCCGGAAATCAGCGATATGCATGCTCGCAGCCTTCGCGACGGACTGCGTACCCTGCAGCTTGCGTTCCGAGAGGCATCATCGATCCCCGATGCTCCCGGAGCTGGCCCGGGCGAGAAGTGGACGGGTCCTGTCTCCTAA
- the hisB gene encoding imidazoleglycerol-phosphate dehydratase HisB: MTSSRVARIQRETSESSIDLHIDLDGSGTSDISTSVPFFDHLLTAFAKHSLTDLTVRATGDTDIDVHHTVEDIGIALGLAIREALGTKAGISRYGDALVPLDEALAQAVVDISGRPYLVHGGEPEGFEFHLIGGHFTGSMVRHVFEAIALNAALTVHVELKVGRDPHHIAEAEFKAFARAFRQAKSLDPLVSGIPSTKGAL; the protein is encoded by the coding sequence ATGACTTCTTCACGCGTCGCACGCATTCAGCGCGAGACTAGCGAGTCGTCCATCGACCTGCACATCGATTTGGACGGTTCGGGCACGAGCGACATCTCGACGTCTGTGCCGTTCTTCGATCACCTGCTGACGGCATTTGCCAAACACTCGCTCACCGATCTCACTGTTCGCGCAACGGGGGACACCGACATCGACGTTCACCACACGGTGGAGGACATCGGCATCGCACTCGGGTTGGCGATCAGGGAGGCACTCGGCACGAAAGCCGGGATCTCTCGCTATGGCGATGCGCTCGTCCCCCTGGATGAGGCTCTTGCGCAAGCCGTTGTCGACATCTCAGGGCGACCGTATCTCGTTCACGGCGGAGAACCGGAGGGCTTCGAATTTCATCTGATTGGCGGCCACTTCACGGGGTCGATGGTGCGTCACGTCTTTGAAGCGATAGCGCTCAACGCGGCGCTGACAGTTCACGTCGAGCTGAAGGTCGGCCGCGACCCCCATCACATTGCTGAAGCTGAGTTCAAGGCGTTCGCACGAGCGTTCCGGCAAGCTAAATCGTTGGATCCGCTTGTCTCGGGGATTCCGTCGACAAAGGGTGCGCTGTGA
- the infC gene encoding translation initiation factor IF-3, translating into MSDPRTNDRIRVPEVRLVGPSGEQVGVVKLDVALRLAQEADLDLVEVAPNSKPPVAKIMDYGKFKYEAAQKAKEARRNQANTVLKEVRFRLKIDAHDYETKRKRAEGFLKGGDKVKAMILFRGREQSRPEMGVRLLQKFADDVAEFGTVESNPKIDGRNMVMVIGPLKNKSEAKAEANAQRAAKKAAKQEEKNA; encoded by the coding sequence ATCAGCGATCCCCGTACCAATGACCGTATCCGGGTTCCGGAGGTTAGACTCGTCGGCCCAAGCGGCGAGCAGGTAGGCGTTGTCAAGCTCGACGTCGCGCTTCGGCTCGCTCAGGAGGCCGACCTCGATCTCGTTGAGGTCGCCCCCAATTCGAAGCCACCCGTGGCCAAGATTATGGACTACGGCAAATTCAAGTACGAGGCTGCGCAGAAAGCCAAGGAGGCTCGGCGCAACCAGGCGAATACCGTGCTCAAAGAGGTGCGGTTCCGACTCAAGATCGATGCCCACGATTACGAAACGAAGCGCAAGCGCGCTGAGGGCTTCCTCAAGGGCGGCGACAAGGTCAAGGCAATGATTTTGTTCCGCGGCCGCGAGCAGTCCCGCCCCGAGATGGGTGTTCGCTTGCTTCAAAAGTTTGCCGACGATGTCGCGGAGTTTGGAACTGTGGAGTCCAACCCGAAGATCGACGGTAGAAATATGGTCATGGTCATCGGACCTCTGAAGAACAAGTCAGAGGCGAAGGCGGAGGCCAACGCACAACGTGCTGCCAAGAAAGCGGCTAAGCAGGAGGAAAAGAATGCCTAA
- the priA gene encoding bifunctional 1-(5-phosphoribosyl)-5-((5-phosphoribosylamino)methylideneamino)imidazole-4-carboxamide isomerase/phosphoribosylanthranilate isomerase PriA: MREFNQAPALELLPAVDVADGKAVRLTQGEAGSETNYGDPVDAAEAWADAGAEWIHLVDLDAAFGRGNNASVIRRVIKSVRGINVELSGGIRDDESLEAALSSGAKRINLGTAALENPEWAANVIGQYGEAIAVGLDVRGTTLAARGWTRDGGDLWHVLDRLEEAGCARYVVTDVTKDGTLKGPNIELLTEVMNHTEHPVVASGGISSLDDIAALRELVPLGLEGAIVGKALYAGAFTLAEALDVASD; encoded by the coding sequence ATGCGCGAGTTCAATCAGGCTCCGGCACTCGAACTGCTGCCGGCCGTAGACGTTGCCGATGGCAAAGCCGTGAGGCTCACTCAAGGCGAGGCCGGGAGCGAGACGAATTATGGCGACCCCGTCGATGCTGCGGAAGCCTGGGCTGACGCCGGCGCCGAGTGGATTCACCTCGTCGACCTTGATGCAGCATTCGGCCGAGGCAACAACGCCTCCGTCATCAGACGAGTGATCAAGAGCGTGCGCGGCATCAACGTGGAGTTGTCCGGAGGAATCCGGGACGACGAATCACTCGAGGCGGCCCTGTCCAGCGGGGCCAAGCGCATCAACCTCGGTACAGCGGCTCTCGAGAACCCCGAGTGGGCAGCAAATGTCATCGGTCAGTACGGCGAAGCGATAGCCGTCGGCCTCGACGTGCGGGGAACAACGCTCGCAGCGCGGGGATGGACCCGCGACGGTGGCGACCTGTGGCACGTGCTCGACCGCCTCGAGGAGGCTGGCTGTGCTCGCTACGTCGTCACCGACGTGACAAAGGACGGCACGCTCAAAGGCCCGAATATCGAACTGCTCACCGAGGTGATGAATCACACGGAGCATCCGGTTGTCGCATCCGGAGGAATTTCGAGTCTCGACGACATCGCCGCGCTCAGAGAGCTTGTGCCGCTTGGCCTTGAGGGGGCGATCGTCGGTAAGGCGCTGTATGCCGGCGCCTTCACACTCGCAGAGGCCCTGGATGTCGCATCCGACTGA
- the hflX gene encoding GTPase HflX, which produces MADMGKNNTDDDALDRIIASGDARAFSVFGRAQALHQDGSDSNADGDQLDREERRALRRVAGLSTELDDVTEVEYRQLRLENVVLIGVYPQGSADDAENSLRELSALSETAGAVVLDGLLQRRPHPDPSTYLGRGKAEELRDIVRSLNADTVIADTELAPSQRRALEDVVKVKVIDRTAVILDIFSQHAQSREGKAQVELAQLEYLLPRLRGWGESMSRQAGGQVGGAGAGMGSRGPGETKIELDRRRIHTRMARLRKQIKGFGPAREAKRANRSRFAVPSVAIVGYTNAGKSSLLNRVTQAGVLVENALFATLDSTTRRTRTDDGREFTFSDTVGFVRNLPHQLVEAFRSTLEEVSYADVIVHVVDAAHPDPASQITTVHDVIGDVGARDIPEIIVFNKTDLINDDQRLLLRGLAPNAVFASARTGAGVDELLETIERMLPHPPVEVALLVPYDRGDVISMLHRRGEVTKIDYREDGTYLEAAVSDEIAAQVTEFAEAR; this is translated from the coding sequence ATGGCTGATATGGGCAAGAACAACACCGACGACGACGCTCTCGACCGCATCATCGCGAGTGGGGACGCACGTGCTTTCTCGGTGTTCGGCCGAGCTCAGGCCCTTCATCAAGATGGGTCCGACTCGAACGCAGACGGTGACCAGCTCGATCGCGAGGAGCGGCGTGCGCTTCGCCGCGTCGCGGGGCTCTCGACCGAGCTCGACGACGTCACCGAGGTCGAGTACCGCCAGCTGAGGCTGGAAAACGTCGTGCTGATCGGCGTATATCCCCAGGGATCCGCCGACGACGCCGAAAACTCTCTTCGCGAGCTCTCGGCTCTGTCAGAGACAGCGGGTGCCGTTGTGCTCGATGGTCTGCTGCAACGACGTCCGCACCCGGATCCGAGCACCTACCTCGGGCGTGGAAAAGCCGAAGAGCTGCGCGACATCGTGCGCTCGCTGAACGCCGACACGGTGATCGCCGACACAGAGCTTGCTCCAAGCCAGCGACGAGCGCTCGAAGACGTCGTCAAGGTGAAGGTGATCGACCGGACGGCAGTCATCCTCGACATCTTCAGCCAGCACGCGCAGAGCCGTGAAGGCAAAGCACAGGTGGAGCTCGCGCAATTGGAGTACCTGCTTCCTCGACTGCGAGGCTGGGGCGAGTCGATGAGCCGTCAGGCTGGTGGTCAGGTCGGAGGTGCCGGTGCGGGAATGGGCTCGCGTGGACCGGGCGAGACGAAGATCGAGCTTGACCGGCGCCGCATCCACACACGCATGGCGAGACTCCGCAAGCAAATCAAGGGCTTCGGGCCAGCACGTGAAGCAAAGCGTGCAAACAGATCACGATTCGCCGTGCCGTCTGTCGCCATTGTCGGGTACACGAACGCCGGAAAGTCGAGCCTTCTCAACAGGGTGACTCAGGCGGGCGTGCTGGTGGAGAACGCGCTCTTTGCCACGTTGGACTCCACGACGAGGCGCACACGTACCGACGACGGTCGAGAATTTACCTTCTCCGACACTGTCGGCTTTGTTCGAAATCTGCCGCACCAGCTCGTCGAGGCTTTCCGCTCGACTCTCGAAGAGGTGTCGTACGCGGACGTGATCGTGCACGTCGTCGATGCAGCGCACCCCGACCCCGCATCTCAGATCACCACGGTCCACGACGTGATCGGGGACGTCGGCGCGCGCGATATCCCCGAGATCATCGTCTTCAACAAAACAGATCTGATCAATGACGACCAGCGACTTCTGCTCAGGGGCCTCGCGCCGAACGCCGTATTCGCCTCTGCCCGAACCGGCGCTGGGGTAGACGAGCTGCTCGAGACGATCGAGCGGATGCTTCCCCACCCTCCCGTCGAAGTGGCTCTGCTCGTTCCCTACGACCGTGGGGACGTCATTTCGATGCTTCACCGTCGCGGTGAAGTGACGAAAATTGACTATCGGGAAGACGGCACGTACCTCGAGGCGGCGGTTTCCGACGAAATCGCCGCGCAAGTCACGGAATTCGCCGAAGCGCGCTAA
- a CDS encoding SseB family protein, translating to MSHPTDKADSAGQPWAGRSFRPNERAADDGTAPAGLIQALEAFQSGDDDGRRVVAEFAVSRLLIPLVAHAGEHGLTKDGLVVDKTQELSIITVGGPDGRNVMPVFSSVDAMRSWNPDARPVPSEGVRVALAAAEERTDLVVLDPTTPTEFVIRRPALWSIAQSQAWIPSFADPEVIAAFERSARADPRITGITVEAGDPTARLTAPETIVTLSLVSGLNREELDALVSAQSSQWAAEGLIANRVDSLKVAIAAGPPA from the coding sequence ATGTCGCATCCGACTGACAAAGCGGACTCGGCCGGCCAACCGTGGGCTGGACGCAGCTTCCGCCCGAACGAGAGAGCTGCAGACGATGGCACTGCACCTGCGGGGCTGATCCAGGCACTCGAGGCATTTCAGAGCGGTGACGATGACGGACGCCGAGTCGTCGCTGAGTTTGCTGTCAGCCGCCTATTGATTCCCCTTGTCGCCCATGCAGGCGAACATGGCCTGACCAAAGATGGGCTTGTTGTCGACAAGACCCAGGAACTGTCGATCATCACCGTCGGCGGTCCAGACGGCCGTAACGTGATGCCCGTGTTCTCGTCGGTAGACGCGATGCGCTCGTGGAATCCCGACGCGCGGCCCGTGCCCTCCGAGGGAGTGCGCGTTGCGCTCGCTGCGGCGGAGGAGCGCACCGACCTTGTCGTTCTCGATCCGACGACACCCACGGAGTTCGTCATTCGGCGACCGGCGCTCTGGAGCATTGCGCAGTCACAAGCGTGGATTCCAAGCTTCGCAGACCCAGAGGTGATTGCGGCGTTCGAGAGATCGGCACGCGCCGACCCGCGCATAACCGGAATCACGGTGGAGGCGGGGGATCCGACTGCCCGGCTGACGGCGCCCGAGACGATCGTGACGCTCTCATTGGTTTCTGGGCTGAACCGTGAGGAGCTTGACGCTCTGGTGTCGGCGCAGAGCTCACAGTGGGCCGCGGAGGGCCTGATCGCGAACCGCGTGGATTCGCTGAAGGTCGCTATCGCGGCCGGCCCTCCTGCTTAG
- the dapF gene encoding diaminopimelate epimerase has product MATTLQFTKGHGTGNDFILYSDPAGEYPLAPEQIRALCDRHTGIGADGVIRAVRSVAIPDGEAAIAEDSSAEWFMDYFNADGTAAEMCGNGIRVFARYLIANGLLTLDTGETVAIGTRAGVRDVQRSADGFHVDLGRWVLEESEPLVRVKQLKVARPGQGINVGNPHIIVALADLDELADADLTYVPQVEPAPEHGANIELVVPRDPLVKDGIGRISMRVHERGVGETLSCGTGVAASALATRHWAGSKAPHNWRVDVPGGTLGVRMFAAEDGEHVGLSGPAELVYTGTIDLA; this is encoded by the coding sequence ATGGCGACGACCCTCCAGTTCACCAAAGGCCACGGCACAGGCAACGACTTCATTCTCTATTCGGACCCCGCGGGAGAGTACCCGCTCGCTCCCGAGCAGATTCGTGCACTCTGCGACCGGCACACGGGCATCGGTGCCGATGGTGTCATCAGAGCCGTACGTTCCGTGGCAATTCCGGACGGCGAGGCGGCGATCGCTGAAGATTCCAGTGCGGAATGGTTTATGGATTATTTCAATGCAGACGGAACCGCTGCGGAGATGTGCGGAAACGGCATCCGCGTATTCGCCCGCTATCTGATCGCGAACGGGCTGCTGACGCTCGATACCGGTGAAACTGTTGCCATCGGGACTCGTGCCGGCGTGCGTGACGTGCAGCGCTCGGCCGATGGCTTTCACGTTGATCTCGGCCGGTGGGTGCTTGAAGAGAGTGAGCCTCTCGTTCGTGTCAAGCAGCTGAAGGTCGCTCGCCCTGGGCAAGGCATCAATGTCGGCAACCCCCATATCATCGTTGCCCTTGCCGACCTCGACGAGCTGGCGGACGCCGACCTCACCTACGTTCCCCAGGTGGAGCCAGCGCCCGAACACGGAGCGAACATCGAACTTGTCGTTCCGCGCGACCCCCTGGTCAAGGACGGCATCGGGCGCATCAGCATGCGTGTGCACGAGCGGGGAGTCGGCGAGACGCTGTCGTGCGGAACCGGCGTCGCGGCGTCTGCGCTTGCAACACGACACTGGGCCGGCTCGAAAGCCCCGCACAACTGGCGCGTCGATGTTCCAGGGGGGACGCTCGGCGTGCGCATGTTTGCCGCGGAAGACGGTGAGCACGTCGGACTTTCCGGCCCAGCGGAGCTTGTCTATACGGGAACGATCGACCTGGCCTGA
- a CDS encoding histidinol-phosphate transaminase has product MTTFDDLPLRDGLRGRSPYGAPQAPVPISLNVNENTHGIPEVVAHDIVGAVAASIIGLNRYPDREFTELRQDFAAYLGHGMRAENIWAANGSNEVLQQILLAFGGPGRTFLGFTPTYSMYPLLAMGTNTRWIGREREKDFELSPEYIARVIAEDAPDVVVLCSPNNPTGTPLTLDTIRAAYEAAPGIVIVDEAYAEFSDQGTPSALELLQGRPRLIVSRTMSKAFAFAGARVGYLAADPAIADALRLVRLPYHLSALTQAAARAALRHSDAMLAVVDDIRAQRDRMSSGLAELGYRPYRSGSNFVFFGGVDDTSALFQHLFERGILIRDVGIDGHMRVTAGTETETSAFLDAMTALRS; this is encoded by the coding sequence GTGACCACATTCGATGATCTTCCTCTTCGCGACGGCCTTCGCGGCCGCTCTCCGTACGGTGCCCCGCAGGCTCCGGTTCCGATTTCGCTGAACGTCAATGAGAACACACATGGCATTCCAGAGGTTGTGGCGCACGATATCGTTGGGGCTGTTGCAGCGTCGATCATCGGGCTGAATCGCTATCCGGACCGCGAGTTCACCGAACTGCGGCAGGACTTCGCGGCGTATCTGGGGCACGGTATGCGGGCAGAGAATATCTGGGCCGCAAACGGCTCGAACGAGGTGCTGCAGCAGATTCTTCTGGCGTTCGGCGGCCCGGGGCGGACTTTTCTTGGGTTCACTCCCACGTATTCGATGTACCCATTGCTTGCCATGGGGACAAACACACGATGGATCGGTCGCGAGAGGGAAAAGGATTTCGAGCTCTCACCCGAGTACATCGCTCGCGTGATCGCGGAGGACGCGCCCGACGTCGTCGTGCTGTGCTCACCGAACAACCCGACGGGCACGCCTCTGACCCTCGACACCATTCGCGCCGCATACGAGGCAGCACCGGGGATCGTCATCGTCGACGAGGCGTATGCCGAGTTCTCTGATCAGGGAACCCCAAGCGCGCTGGAGCTGCTCCAAGGACGGCCTCGCCTTATCGTCTCTCGCACGATGAGCAAGGCATTCGCATTTGCCGGGGCTCGCGTCGGTTACCTCGCCGCTGATCCCGCGATTGCCGATGCTCTGCGCCTTGTTCGACTTCCGTACCACCTGTCGGCGCTGACTCAGGCTGCTGCTCGGGCGGCGTTGCGGCATTCCGATGCCATGCTTGCTGTCGTTGACGACATCCGGGCGCAGCGAGACCGCATGTCGAGCGGGCTCGCCGAACTCGGGTACCGACCGTACAGGTCGGGAAGCAACTTCGTTTTCTTCGGCGGCGTCGACGACACATCGGCGCTGTTCCAACACCTGTTCGAGCGCGGCATCCTCATCAGAGATGTTGGCATCGACGGCCACATGCGCGTTACGGCCGGCACGGAAACCGAGACGTCTGCGTTCCTCGACGCGATGACCGCACTACGATCATGA
- the miaA gene encoding tRNA (adenosine(37)-N6)-dimethylallyltransferase MiaA codes for MNAPPLIVIVGATGTGKSELSLDVAETLAHRGQPAEVVNADAMQLYRGMNIGTAKVPLGERRGVPHHMLDVLDVTEDASVAAYQRDTRSIIVRLRDRGVVPILVGGSGLYVSSVIYPFEFPGTDARIRARLELELDEKGVGALARRLFALDEEVAQRVGSTNARRIVRALEVAELTGDPSRGMLPADPLPVYPSLLLGLDAPRDVLVPRLNSRVTRMWHNGLVDEVRSLLQNGLERSTTAGRAIGYAQAAAQIAGELSADEAIDRTQQLTRRYARRQVSWFKRYEHMMWLDAESASLSDEAARAFDDHVAAL; via the coding sequence CTGAACGCACCGCCGCTCATCGTCATCGTCGGCGCGACCGGAACGGGCAAGTCCGAACTGTCCCTTGACGTGGCAGAGACGCTCGCACACCGTGGGCAGCCCGCTGAGGTCGTCAACGCCGACGCCATGCAGCTGTACCGGGGAATGAACATCGGAACGGCCAAGGTGCCGTTGGGCGAGCGCCGCGGCGTGCCCCATCACATGCTCGACGTGCTCGATGTCACCGAAGACGCATCGGTTGCCGCGTACCAGCGAGACACACGCAGCATCATCGTGCGGCTGAGAGACCGCGGCGTCGTTCCGATTCTCGTTGGCGGTTCAGGACTGTACGTCTCCAGTGTGATCTACCCGTTCGAATTTCCGGGAACGGATGCGCGCATTCGGGCCCGCCTCGAGCTCGAGCTCGATGAGAAGGGCGTTGGGGCCCTTGCCCGACGCCTTTTCGCACTCGATGAGGAGGTGGCACAGCGAGTCGGCTCGACGAACGCTCGCCGCATTGTTCGTGCTCTTGAAGTCGCGGAGCTCACAGGAGACCCGTCGCGCGGCATGCTCCCGGCAGACCCGCTACCCGTGTATCCGTCTCTTCTGCTCGGCCTGGACGCGCCCCGAGACGTTCTCGTCCCGCGATTGAACTCTCGGGTGACGCGAATGTGGCATAACGGGCTCGTTGACGAAGTTCGCAGCCTGCTGCAGAACGGACTTGAACGCTCGACAACGGCGGGCCGCGCGATCGGCTACGCGCAGGCGGCAGCTCAGATCGCCGGAGAGCTGAGCGCAGACGAAGCCATCGACCGAACCCAGCAACTGACCCGCCGGTACGCGCGCCGCCAGGTCAGCTGGTTCAAGAGATACGAGCATATGATGTGGCTCGATGCCGAATCTGCGTCGCTGAGTGACGAAGCTGCCCGCGCTTTCGATGACCACGTGGCCGCCCTCTAG